In one Solidesulfovibrio fructosivorans JJ] genomic region, the following are encoded:
- a CDS encoding glycosyltransferase — translation MDRVSVVVTTKNEAANIGACLASVAAQDYPREFLEIIVVDNASTDDTKAIAGRHADIVRDMGPERSAQRNHGMLEVAGGRYVMFLDADMILSRTVVRRCVEKMAAGRHVALHIPEIVLGADYFPSVRRFERSFYDGTVIDGARFIAKDAFAAVGGFDTSLTGPEDWDLDKKLKRIGTIGLLSRYDFDAVDAYVAGLPRQDFLEDLIRFEEKSGQDTPLLFHNEAAFDLVRYLRKKTYYTGSAEAYIAKWTDRDPDVRRQYGAAYRFFGVFVEQGRYRRLLSHPGKTFGMYFLRFLVGAMFLARRPRQAGAA, via the coding sequence TTGGACCGCGTATCGGTGGTGGTCACCACCAAAAACGAAGCCGCCAACATCGGCGCCTGTCTGGCGTCCGTGGCCGCCCAGGACTACCCCCGGGAGTTCCTGGAGATCATCGTCGTCGATAACGCCAGCACCGACGACACCAAGGCCATCGCCGGCCGCCACGCCGACATCGTGCGCGACATGGGCCCGGAACGCTCGGCCCAGCGCAACCACGGCATGCTCGAGGTGGCGGGCGGGCGCTACGTCATGTTTCTCGACGCCGACATGATCCTCTCGCGCACCGTGGTGCGCCGCTGCGTGGAGAAAATGGCCGCCGGCCGCCATGTCGCGTTGCATATTCCGGAAATCGTGCTCGGCGCGGACTACTTTCCGTCCGTGCGCCGCTTCGAGCGCAGCTTCTACGACGGCACCGTTATCGACGGCGCCCGCTTCATCGCCAAGGACGCATTCGCCGCCGTGGGCGGCTTCGATACCTCCCTGACCGGCCCCGAGGACTGGGACCTGGACAAGAAGCTCAAACGCATCGGCACCATCGGCCTCCTGTCGCGCTACGATTTCGACGCGGTGGACGCCTATGTCGCCGGCCTGCCGCGCCAGGACTTTCTCGAAGACCTTATCCGCTTCGAGGAAAAAAGCGGCCAGGACACGCCCCTTCTTTTCCACAACGAAGCCGCTTTCGACCTCGTTCGCTACCTGAGGAAAAAGACGTACTACACGGGCAGCGCCGAGGCCTATATCGCCAAATGGACCGATCGGGACCCCGACGTCCGTCGCCAGTACGGCGCCGCCTATCGGTTTTTTGGCGTCTTTGTCGAACAAGGCCGCTACCGAAGGCTTCTTTCCCATCCGGGCAAAACCTTCGGCATGTATTTCCTGCGCTTTCTCGTGGGCGCGATGTTTCTGGCCAGAAGACCACGCCAGGCCGGAGCCGCGTAA
- a CDS encoding NAD-dependent epimerase/dehydratase family protein, whose protein sequence is MSMSKYQTMLVTGGAGFVGSNLAVAFKRRYPELTVIVLDNLKRRGSEFNVPRLAAEGIRFVHGDIRNPEDMEFTDKIDVLLECSAEPSVLAGFGGSPKYLINTNLTGTINCLEVARKNAADVVFLSTSRVYPYDPINAIPVREEESRFVWDCADGPRGWSSEGLDVDFDLNGPKSMYGATKLCSEFVLREYEAMYGVRAVINRCGVIAGPWQFGKVDQGVFSLWVQAHYFKRGLSYIGFGGLGKQVRDLLHVDDLFDLLDIQLGDLEKAKGKVYNVGGGTFSSLSLLETTRLCEELTGNAIAIRNDPVNRPADLAIYIGDNRRVTADFGWKPKRDAATILRDLLAWVREHEASLRTLAGL, encoded by the coding sequence ATGTCCATGTCCAAGTACCAGACGATGCTTGTCACCGGCGGGGCCGGGTTTGTCGGCAGCAATTTGGCTGTGGCCTTCAAGCGCCGCTATCCGGAGCTTACGGTCATCGTGCTGGACAATTTGAAGCGTCGGGGCTCGGAGTTCAACGTGCCGCGTCTGGCGGCCGAGGGCATCCGGTTCGTGCACGGCGACATCCGCAATCCCGAGGACATGGAGTTTACGGACAAGATCGACGTGCTGCTCGAGTGTTCGGCCGAGCCTTCGGTGCTGGCCGGTTTCGGCGGCTCGCCCAAGTATCTCATCAACACCAACCTGACGGGCACGATCAACTGCCTGGAGGTGGCGCGCAAGAACGCGGCCGATGTGGTGTTTCTTTCCACCAGCCGCGTCTATCCCTACGATCCGATCAACGCCATCCCGGTGCGTGAAGAGGAGTCGCGGTTTGTCTGGGACTGCGCCGACGGGCCGCGCGGCTGGTCCTCCGAGGGCCTCGACGTCGATTTCGACCTCAACGGTCCCAAGTCGATGTACGGCGCCACCAAGCTGTGCTCGGAATTCGTGTTGCGCGAATACGAGGCCATGTACGGCGTGCGGGCGGTAATCAACCGCTGCGGCGTGATCGCCGGCCCCTGGCAGTTCGGCAAGGTGGACCAGGGCGTCTTTTCCCTGTGGGTGCAGGCGCACTACTTCAAGCGCGGCCTGTCCTACATCGGCTTTGGCGGACTGGGCAAACAGGTGCGCGACCTGCTGCACGTCGACGACCTCTTTGACCTGCTCGACATACAGCTTGGCGACCTTGAGAAGGCCAAGGGGAAGGTGTACAACGTCGGCGGCGGGACGTTTTCCAGTCTGTCGCTCCTGGAAACCACGCGCCTTTGCGAGGAACTGACGGGCAACGCCATCGCCATCCGCAACGATCCCGTCAACCGCCCGGCCGATCTGGCCATCTACATCGGCGACAACAGGCGTGTGACGGCCGATTTCGGCTGGAAGCCGAAACGGGACGCGGCAACCATCCTGCGCGACCTGCTGGCCTGGGTCCGCGAGCACGAAGCGAGCCTGAGGACGTTGGCGGGATTGTAG
- a CDS encoding tetratricopeptide repeat protein — translation MMHRKVDRQRMEADARAIRENISRARGYLRRDDLYRCIDAANDALGLKISRTALGLARSEVDLLFAEMCDDFSRHPRVVSFLSGIGITTTPFLRYKPGDEIILVKRLTALRLKMEEAERRDQEHSAKRRGQQKEEWLRLGREHLAQQSFPKGKVYLRRVAETFGAEEGVIRDVGALFLEAGLLTEAAEMFSLAIERFPNDQQAWRLGIDAWDSMGEFKKAEELYLGAVRSFGGHPKTFLNIAKFYLKWNRKDDAYDYACRALDQDPDLAEAKEIRDKLDR, via the coding sequence ATGATGCATCGCAAGGTCGATCGCCAGCGCATGGAGGCGGACGCGCGCGCCATTCGCGAAAACATCAGCCGCGCCCGGGGCTATCTGCGGCGCGACGATCTGTATCGCTGCATCGACGCGGCCAACGACGCCCTGGGGCTCAAAATCTCCCGCACGGCCCTTGGCCTCGCCCGCTCCGAGGTGGACCTGCTTTTCGCGGAAATGTGCGACGATTTCAGCCGCCATCCCCGGGTGGTCTCGTTTCTGAGCGGCATCGGCATCACCACCACCCCCTTTCTGCGCTACAAGCCCGGGGACGAAATCATCCTGGTGAAAAGGCTGACCGCGCTGCGCCTCAAGATGGAGGAAGCCGAGCGGCGCGACCAGGAGCATTCGGCCAAGCGGCGCGGCCAGCAAAAGGAAGAATGGCTGCGCCTGGGCCGTGAGCATCTGGCCCAACAGAGCTTTCCCAAGGGCAAGGTCTATCTGCGGCGGGTGGCGGAAACGTTCGGCGCGGAAGAAGGCGTCATCCGCGACGTGGGCGCGCTGTTTCTCGAAGCCGGGCTTTTGACCGAAGCGGCGGAGATGTTTTCCCTGGCCATCGAGCGCTTTCCCAATGACCAGCAGGCCTGGCGGCTCGGCATCGACGCCTGGGATTCGATGGGCGAATTCAAGAAGGCCGAGGAGCTCTACCTGGGGGCGGTCAGAAGTTTCGGCGGCCATCCCAAGACCTTTCTCAACATCGCCAAGTTCTACCTCAAGTGGAACCGCAAGGACGACGCCTACGACTACGCCTGCCGCGCCCTGGACCAGGACCCGGATCTGGCCGAGGCCAAGGAAATCCGCGACAAGCTGGATCGGTAG
- a CDS encoding NAD-dependent epimerase/dehydratase family protein, with amino-acid sequence MAVAIVTGSAGLIGSETVRFFSEKGFDIVGIDNNLRKTFFGEDADTSWNRKRLENAYKNYTHYDADIRDHEAIAKIHGRYGKDVKAVIHCAAQPSHDWAASDPYMDFTVNANGTLTMLENYRKHCPEAVFIFTSTNKVYGDTPNYLPLIEKETRFEIDPSHPYKDGIDETMSIDHTKHSLFGASKVAADVLVQEYGRYFGLHTGVFRGGCLTGPAHSGTRLHGFLSYLMRCCISGKKYFIYGYKGKQVRDNIHAHDLVNSLWHYFEKPRVGEVYNMGGGPYSNCSMIEAIALCEEISGKKLQYEYQDDNRIGDHIWWISGLKKFEQHYPTWKITYNVPTILKEIYETQKDVVEHE; translated from the coding sequence GTGGCAGTCGCCATCGTTACCGGCTCGGCCGGCCTGATCGGTTCGGAAACCGTCAGATTCTTCAGCGAAAAGGGCTTTGACATCGTCGGCATCGACAACAACCTGCGCAAGACCTTTTTCGGCGAGGACGCCGACACTTCCTGGAACCGCAAGCGCCTCGAAAACGCCTACAAGAACTACACCCACTACGACGCCGACATCCGCGACCACGAGGCCATTGCCAAGATCCACGGCCGCTACGGCAAGGACGTCAAAGCCGTCATCCACTGCGCCGCCCAGCCCTCCCACGACTGGGCCGCCTCCGACCCCTACATGGACTTCACCGTCAATGCCAACGGCACCCTGACGATGTTGGAGAACTACCGCAAGCACTGCCCCGAGGCGGTTTTCATCTTCACCTCCACCAACAAGGTCTACGGCGATACGCCCAACTACCTGCCGCTGATCGAAAAAGAGACCCGCTTCGAGATCGACCCGTCCCACCCCTACAAGGACGGCATCGACGAGACCATGTCCATCGACCACACCAAGCACAGCCTGTTCGGCGCGTCCAAGGTGGCGGCCGACGTGCTGGTGCAGGAATACGGCCGCTATTTCGGCCTGCACACCGGCGTCTTCCGCGGCGGCTGTCTGACCGGCCCGGCCCACTCCGGCACCCGGCTCCACGGCTTCCTGTCCTACCTCATGCGCTGCTGCATCAGCGGCAAGAAGTATTTCATCTACGGCTACAAGGGCAAACAGGTCCGCGACAACATCCACGCCCACGACCTGGTCAACAGCCTGTGGCACTACTTCGAAAAGCCCCGCGTCGGCGAGGTCTACAACATGGGCGGCGGCCCCTACTCCAACTGCTCCATGATCGAAGCCATCGCCCTTTGCGAAGAAATCTCCGGCAAAAAGCTCCAGTACGAGTACCAGGACGACAACCGCATCGGCGACCACATTTGGTGGATCAGCGGGCTCAAGAAGTTCGAGCAGCACTACCCCACCTGGAAGATCACCTACAACGTGCCGACCATTCTCAAGGAAATCTACGAGACGCAAAAAGACGTCGTCGAACACGAGTAG